A segment of the Streptomyces pactum genome:
GCCCGGGAGCTCTCCGGCGCCTCCAACATCCTCTTCCGCCGCAACTCGGTCACGGGAACGGTCGAGGCCCGCCCGAACAACGCGGTGTGGGGCGGCCTGAACGACGTCCTGCACAGCCACAACTGACGCCACGGCCGGTCGCCGAGCCGTCCTCCCGGCGTGCCCCTGCCGGGCCCGCCGGGAGGGCGTTCAGCGTTTCAGGGCCCGGTACCGCCTCAGCAGCGCGGTGACGCGTGTGTGGTCGGCGGGTCCGTTCAGCTCGGTCAGGAGGTCGTCGGGGCACAGCTCGTAGAGGTCGCCCCACCAGCGGCGGCCCCGGTTGTCCCAGATCCGGTAGCCGCCCGGCACGCCCCGGGCCACATAGCGTCTTCTGCTCATCGGGTGACCGTAGACGTAAGGGGGCGCGTCCCGCTGGCGGAACGAGGGTGCGTGCTCCGAGCGCCCCCGCACGTACGGATGACTCCGCGTGACCTTCCGGTGGTCTCGGCGGATGAAACCGGTGGACGCAGAGTCCGATCACACGCCGATCAGACGAAACGAGGGCCTGATATGACGAACGAGCGGGTGGGGACCGTGGCGCGTTGGCTGGCCGGGGCGGGCGCCGCGGTGCTGGTGTGCTGGGTCCCGGCAGGTGCCGCGCACGCGGACGAGACCACGTCGGGTTCGCACAACGGCCCCCGGGTCGGCCTCCTCAACGTCAACGTGGGGCAGATCGACGACCCGGCGGAGGACGTGCTGGAGCACACGCTGCTGTTCGGGGACGGCTACGCCTGGAGCTGACCCGCGTCGGCGGTCAGCTCCTCGTACGTCGCCACCAGCCTGTCGGTCGTCTCGCGGTCCGCGGGGCGCAGCGGTGCGCGGACCGGTCCCGCGGGCAGGTCCAGCGCGCCGAGGAGGGCCTTCGTGGTGACCGTGCCGGGCAGGCCCGCCGCCATCATCAGCTCGACGAGCGGGATCGCCCGCCGCTGGAGCAGGGCGGCCCGCCCGGTGTCGCCCGCGTCGAAGGCGTCGAGGACGGCCCGGAACAGGTCCGGCACCACGTTCGCGACCGTGCTGACGTACCCCGCCGCGCCGATCGAGTACAGGGCGAGGACCTGCTCGTCGCAGCCCGCGTAGTACGCCAGATCCGTGCGGGACAGCACCTTCTGGGTGCCGAGGAGGTCGTAGGAACAGTCCTTGACGGCGGCGATCCGCGGGTGCCCGGCGAGGCGCACGAGGGTGTCGGGCTCGATGCGGGTGCCGGTGCGGCCAGGGATGTCGTAGAGGGCGAGCGGCAGTCCGCAGGCGTCCGCGACCTCGAGGAAGTGCGCCTCCAGGGCGTCCTGCGGGGGCCTGCTGTAGTACGGCGCGACCACGAGCAGTCCGTCCGCGCCCGCCTTCTCCGCGGCCCGCGCCAGCTCCACCGTGTGCCGGGTGTCGGCCGTGCCCACCCCGGCGACGAGGGACACCCGGTCCCCGACCGCCTCCCGCACCGCCGTGACCAGCGCCGCCTTCTCGGCGTCCGTGGTGGTCGGCGACTCACCCGTGGTGCCGGACAGCACCAGGCCGTCACAGCCCCGCGACACCAGCCGGTCGGCGAGCCGCTGGGCACCGTCGACATCGAGCGCGCCGGTCCCGGTGAAGGGCGTGATCATGGCGCACAGGGCACGGCCGAAGGGCGTGGGGCGGGGGCGGTCGTCGATGGTGGTCATGGAAGTAGTGTCGGCGGCCCGATGGCGTAGCTCCACTTAATTCCGCTACGAGATATCTGTAAGAGATGCTTCTTTGTCGGCGAGGGCGAGGGCGAGGGCGAGGGCGAGGGTGAGGGTGAGGGCGAGGGTGAGGGCGAGGGCGAGGGCGAGGGCAGGGGTAGTGCCGGTCGGCCGGGGGTACCCGGGGTGCTCCGAACCGAGAGGAGGCGGAACCGTGACCGGGACCATGCACACCAGGCCTGTGCACGACGAACAGCACTCCGTGGGCGAACTGGTCGGTCAGGCCACCGAACAGCTCTCCCGGCTCGTGCGCCAGGAAGTGGCCCTCGCCAAGATGGAGCTGGCCGAGAAGGGCAAGCGGGCCGGGCGTGGCGGCGGGATGCTGGGCGCCGCGGGCGCCATCGCGTACGTCGGCCTGTTCGCCCTGGCCGGAACGGCCACCGCCGCGCTCTCGCTGGCGCTGCCCGTCTGGGCCGCGGCGCTCATCGTGACGGCGGTGCTCTTCGTGATCGCGGGCGTACTGGCCATGATGGGCCGCGCCCAGCTCCGCCGCGCCGTGCCGCCGAAACCCGAGGCGACCCTCGGCAGCGTCAAGACCGACGTGGACGTGATCAGGGAAAGGGCGCATCGATGACCGACGCGACAAGCGGTGACGGCACGAGGTCCGGCTCCACCGCGCAGCCGATCGGCGGGGCCAAGGGGCCCGACGAGCTGCGGCAGCAGATCGAACAGACCCGCGGCCAGCTCGGCGACACGGTGGAGGAGCTGGCCGGGAAGGCGGACGTGAAGGGCCGCGCCAAGGCCCGGGCCGCCGACCTCAGGGACAAGGCCGGTGCCATGACCGTGCAACTGCGCAGTTCCGCCGCGCAGGCCGGCCACACCGTGCAGGACAAGGCGAGCCGGGCCGGCCACACCGCGCAGGGCAAGGCGGGCAGGGCCGGACATGCCGTGCAGGACAAGGCGAGCCGGGCCGGCCACACCGCGCAGGACAAGGCGGGCAGGGCCGGACACGCCGCGGAGCGGCACGTGCCGGGACGGGTGCGCGGTGCGGTCCAGGCCGGACTCAGGCATCCCCGCGCGGTACTGATCGCCGGGGCTGCGGCGGGCGCGGTGGTCGCGGCGGGTGTGCTGCGCCGCCGCCACGGGCACGGGTCCTGCTGAGCACGCGACGCGACGAGGGGCCCGGATCCGGACCCCTCGTCGCGCCGTGCCGTACGGATACCGGCGGGTCGAGGCCGCGGAAACCGGGCGGCACTTGACCTCAACCTTGGTCGAGGCCGGAGGGTGGTGCGTGCACCGGGGTGCGGCCGGAGCGCACCCCGCCCGCACCCGACGACCACCGACCAGTGGAGGCCGGCATGACCCGCCGTACCGACGCCCACCCCGAACTCGTCCGCCCCGACGTCCAGGCGCCCTTCTTCAGCACCTGGCGGGTGGGCACCCCCGAGCGGCAGCGGCAGACCGTGGACGCGATCGCCCGGACCTGGGAGCGCCGCCCCTGGCCCGCCGACGACCTGCTGGGCTACCACGTCTACACCGGCCACGACGGCAGCACCCTGCTCCACCACTCGCAGTGGGCGAGCGAGCAGGCGTACGAGTCCTTCGCCAAGACCCGCCGGCAGGAGCGCGTCGACGAGATCGACACCGCCGTGCCGGGCATCGAACGGCTGGGGCTCGGCAGGTACCGGCGCTACCGCAGCAGCACCCGTGCGAACAACGGGACGGCGCCCGTCCCGGGGTGCATCGTGCTCGTCGACGTCGAGTTCGAGGGGCCCGACCCCGAGCGGCAGCGCGCCTGGGTGGACGCCGTCTTCGAGGCCCTGGAGAGCGAGCCGGAGCCGCACCCCGGCGGCATCTCCGCCCACTTCCACCTCAGTACCGACGGCACCCGCGTCCTCAACTACGCCGAGTGGGAGAGCGCCCAGGCCCACATCGACGCCCTGGCCGCACCGGGCGACGGTGTCGGCTCGGCGACGGCGCAGTGGGAGCGGGTGCAGAACTGGCCGGGTATGACCAGCGGCGGCGGGGTCAGCCGTTATGAGCACGCCCTCGGCCTCGTGCCCCGCTGAACCCGCCCCCAACGGCGTCCGGCTACGGACGGAACCGCAGCACCTGCGGGTCGTGGTCGCTGATCTGGTCGTGGAACTCGGCGTTGACGTGCACGCTGTCGTACGACAGGTGCCCGCCGCGCCGGACCGACGGGCTGACCAGGATCTGGTCCAGGACCTGGCTGTTGCCCTGGTAGACGTACGAGTAACGCTCGCCGCGCGGCAGCGACCTGACCGCCGACCACAGCGCGCCGTCGTCCTCCAGGATGCGGGTCGTCCGCGAGAACTCGAAGTCGTTGATGTCGCCGAGGACGACGACGTCCGCGTTCTTCTGGGTGGCGAGGACGTCCTTGACGAAGGTGTTCACGACCTTCGCCTGGAGGTGCCGCTGGGTCTCCGAGCCGCGCGACGGCGGCTGGTACTGGGCGGACAGGCTCTGGTCGCCGCCCTTGGAGTTGAAGTGGTTGGCGACGACCACGACCGTGCGGCCGCGGAAGACGAACTCGCCGGCCAGTGGCTTGCGGCTGTCCTCCCAGGCGGCGTTCGCCGGGTCGACGCGGCCGGGGGAGTGGGTGAGCGCCGCCTTGCCGCGGATCTTCGTCACCCCGGTCGCGGTGGTCGCGTCGCCGGCCCCGCGGTCGGTGAAGGAGACTCGGTCCGGGTTGAACAGGAACGCCTGGCGGATGTTGCCGCCGGGCTGGCCGCCGTCCTCGCCGTCGGCCGGGTCGACGCCGCGCCAGTCGTAGCGCGGGCCGCCGGCCGCGACGATGGCGTCGATCAGCTTGCCGACCGTCGCGTCGGCGGCCACCGTGCCGTCGTTCGCGGCGCCGCTGTTGTCCTGGATCTCCTCAAGGGACACGATGTCGGGCGCCTTGAGATGGTGCACGATCGTTTCGGCGTGCGCGGCGAAGGTGTCGTCGGACGGGTCGAGGTTCTCGACGTTGTACGTCGCCACCGCCAGCTCGCGGTTGCTCTGCGGGCGCGTGGACTCGCGCTCCAGGCCCCCGCTCCGAAGGGTGCCGATCTCGCTCGCGACCAGCGTGTAGCCGCCGTACTGGCTGTAGTCCAGCGGGCCCGCGGTGGTCCCGGCGAGGGTGTCGCCCACGTTGGCGTCGGGGAAGTCGGCCGGCTCGCCCAGGGACTGGATCTGGAGCCGGCCGGTGTTCTGGGAGTCGTAGGAGCCGTACACCGTGCCGCCGCGGCGGTTGGCGTTCTCCCAGGGTTTCACCGTGACCCACAGCTCGGTGTACGGGTCGGTGGCGCCGACCACGCGGGCGTCGGAGACCCGGACGTTCATGCCCTCCAGGGACTCGTAGAAGTCCAGGGCGTACTCGTCCGGCCGCAGCGGCAGGCCGTTGACCGATCCGTTCGCGGCCTCGTCGCCCTCGGGGGCGTACGCGCGCGGCACGGACCGGGCGGAGACGGTCGTGGCGGCCGGGAGCGCGTTGCCGCCGGAGACCACGGTGACCGTCGGGCGGGTGATCTCGGTCAGCGACTGGTTGCCGGAGGAGGTGCCGCCCGGCACGTACTCCGAGACCGTGCCGGAGACCTCGACCGCGTCACCGACGGCGACCTTCGGGGCGGAGCCGGTGAAGACGAAGACGCCCTCGCTGGTGGCCGGGTCGGCGTCCGGCCGCTGGTCCTGGATCCAGAAGCCCTTGGAGTTGCCGTAGCCGCGGACGCCGGTGACGATTCCGGCCACGTCCGTGACCTGCTTGCCCGCGTACGGCGACAGCCGGGTGCTGCCCTGGATGTCGTGGACGCGCACGGAGTCGGCGTGCGCGGGTGAGGTGAGGACGACGGTGGACGCCGCCGAGCAGACTGCGGCGACGGTGAGCGCGGCGAGGCGCGCGGAGGACTTGCTGGCCAACGGAATCCCTCCGGGGACGAGACAGAGCGCCGGGACGATGGTGGGCGGACGACGGTGGGGCGGACGGGGGTGAGGGTGAGGCAGGCGGAGCGAGGGGCGGCGCTACGGGATGAGAGTGGGACACGAGGGGCCACAGGGCACAGGTGACCTGAGTGAACACTTGTCCCCCCGCCTTCTACGCGCGTCAATCTCCTGCTTGGCCACGTCAGTTGTCAAGGTTTCGGCCATGTACTCCACCCGACGGGGAGATGAACCGGGCGGCATGGGTGGAAACCCGTCTAGGCTGAGCTGTTGAGCGGTACGGCGTCCGGATGGCCGTACGGCGGTCCAGGCGCCCGAGGAGAAACAGCCGATGTCAGACAGCTCCACCCTGCCGCCCGCCCGGCTGCGTCCCGAAGCGGAACTGGCCCGCGACGCGCTGTCCGCGCCGGTGCTCGCCCGGGCCGCCCGGCTGGCCCGCTGGGCCGGACCGGACACCCGCGTCGACGCCGGGGGCGGACTCGTCGAGGAGCAGTTGCCGGCGGCGGCCGAGGAGCTCGGGCTGAGCGGGGACGACGCCGCGGCGTACGCGAGCGAGGCTTGGCGGATCGCCGTGGACACCGGGCTCGTCGAGGTCACCGACGAGGAGGCGGGCACCGTCGCGGCGGGCGGGGACCTCGCCCTGCTCACCGGTGGATCCCCGCAGGACGTGCTCGGACTGTGGCTCACCGCCCTGGAGGCGCTGCTCGCCGACGCGAGCGTGCCCGACCTCGACGACCTGGTCGACGCGATGGCCGAGGGCGGCGAGGTCGACCTGTCGTCCCTCGACTGGAACCCGGAGGCCGAGGCGGAGTTCCTCGACGGCGTGCTCGGCAACCTCTACCTGCTCACGGTCGGCGAGGACCGCCCCGGCGACGCCTCGGTGCCGC
Coding sequences within it:
- the dapA gene encoding 4-hydroxy-tetrahydrodipicolinate synthase, with the translated sequence MTTIDDRPRPTPFGRALCAMITPFTGTGALDVDGAQRLADRLVSRGCDGLVLSGTTGESPTTTDAEKAALVTAVREAVGDRVSLVAGVGTADTRHTVELARAAEKAGADGLLVVAPYYSRPPQDALEAHFLEVADACGLPLALYDIPGRTGTRIEPDTLVRLAGHPRIAAVKDCSYDLLGTQKVLSRTDLAYYAGCDEQVLALYSIGAAGYVSTVANVVPDLFRAVLDAFDAGDTGRAALLQRRAIPLVELMMAAGLPGTVTTKALLGALDLPAGPVRAPLRPADRETTDRLVATYEELTADAGQLQA
- a CDS encoding phage holin family protein; amino-acid sequence: MTGTMHTRPVHDEQHSVGELVGQATEQLSRLVRQEVALAKMELAEKGKRAGRGGGMLGAAGAIAYVGLFALAGTATAALSLALPVWAAALIVTAVLFVIAGVLAMMGRAQLRRAVPPKPEATLGSVKTDVDVIRERAHR
- a CDS encoding DUF3618 domain-containing protein, translating into MTDATSGDGTRSGSTAQPIGGAKGPDELRQQIEQTRGQLGDTVEELAGKADVKGRAKARAADLRDKAGAMTVQLRSSAAQAGHTVQDKASRAGHTAQGKAGRAGHAVQDKASRAGHTAQDKAGRAGHAAERHVPGRVRGAVQAGLRHPRAVLIAGAAAGAVVAAGVLRRRHGHGSC
- a CDS encoding antibiotic biosynthesis monooxygenase, producing the protein MTRRTDAHPELVRPDVQAPFFSTWRVGTPERQRQTVDAIARTWERRPWPADDLLGYHVYTGHDGSTLLHHSQWASEQAYESFAKTRRQERVDEIDTAVPGIERLGLGRYRRYRSSTRANNGTAPVPGCIVLVDVEFEGPDPERQRAWVDAVFEALESEPEPHPGGISAHFHLSTDGTRVLNYAEWESAQAHIDALAAPGDGVGSATAQWERVQNWPGMTSGGGVSRYEHALGLVPR
- a CDS encoding endonuclease/exonuclease/phosphatase family protein; the encoded protein is MASKSSARLAALTVAAVCSAASTVVLTSPAHADSVRVHDIQGSTRLSPYAGKQVTDVAGIVTGVRGYGNSKGFWIQDQRPDADPATSEGVFVFTGSAPKVAVGDAVEVSGTVSEYVPGGTSSGNQSLTEITRPTVTVVSGGNALPAATTVSARSVPRAYAPEGDEAANGSVNGLPLRPDEYALDFYESLEGMNVRVSDARVVGATDPYTELWVTVKPWENANRRGGTVYGSYDSQNTGRLQIQSLGEPADFPDANVGDTLAGTTAGPLDYSQYGGYTLVASEIGTLRSGGLERESTRPQSNRELAVATYNVENLDPSDDTFAAHAETIVHHLKAPDIVSLEEIQDNSGAANDGTVAADATVGKLIDAIVAAGGPRYDWRGVDPADGEDGGQPGGNIRQAFLFNPDRVSFTDRGAGDATTATGVTKIRGKAALTHSPGRVDPANAAWEDSRKPLAGEFVFRGRTVVVVANHFNSKGGDQSLSAQYQPPSRGSETQRHLQAKVVNTFVKDVLATQKNADVVVLGDINDFEFSRTTRILEDDGALWSAVRSLPRGERYSYVYQGNSQVLDQILVSPSVRRGGHLSYDSVHVNAEFHDQISDHDPQVLRFRP